The Hypomesus transpacificus isolate Combined female chromosome 2, fHypTra1, whole genome shotgun sequence genome window below encodes:
- the arhgap33 gene encoding rho GTPase-activating protein 33 isoform X1, whose amino-acid sequence MFKKRRMQKARSTDNLESSGEPTTRSVGTTANLKGKMNKRLSIVKGHFPKLVDCAHFHYENVEFGSIELQFASEQSDANWSSGSAKDMVFLVQVSCQGKTWMVRRSYEEFRTLDAHLHQCIYDRRYSQLLPLPAIHEIGDRLEIFTPLLSEYLSRLSMIVDNKLNCGPVLTWMEIDNRGNRFLLKEEASLNVPAIAAAHVTKRYNAQASDEISIEVGDILSVIDMPPKEDTSWWRGKHGFQVGFFPSECVELINEKLPQSVNPSAAKTDADPVSSKPATSSSPGPPSPTSVSKKHGKLIGFLRTFMKSRPSKQKLKQRGILKERVFGCDLGEHLLNSGLDVPQVLKSCSEFIEQHGVVDGIYRHSGVSSNIQKLRHEFDSENVPDLTKDMYMQDIHCVGSLCKLYFRELPNPLLTYQLYDKFADCMGELTDDERMVKVHDVIQQLPPPHYRTLEYLFKHLAHLATCSGETNMHIKNLAIVWAPNLLRSMEIEAVGLSGADPFKEVRIQSVVVEFLLSNVNVLFSDSFTSVGRFSVGRQSLSRPKSFVSTRLLSLEEAQARTQAPLQLQGTPLSLQGQYHTVLDLPVDRRKREIKRGKAGGGSWKTFFAIGKPMGAGRRKPMRISSLFQPTTSHAGCRVDSVTLRSAKSEESLSSQHSGAGQSKAQRLRRPRSSSDGLSLASAMDPQLLPQRPPSRLPSSRSYDSLLPDDRPRPGEEGDDEDEEDDEDKEGVYMLPDLSRTDPAPSWHDEDVIDFSPTFLEDGPIGVASTRDSPPTASPPPYRCLSHHGHASSSGQRSVTEDPDSVLTQSEATARRSLILAATAPPLQVFCQHRPSNSSPAATQSVETTNQSPSHGQAQPNSAPAAQPPPERRSFTRKVVNALSTKAPKSPPLDISDPIAISVPAKVLEMIGGRAGELPTSAPPSGPPQPPQMISMLLRSCDFQLSESCQQEIRSKLGPPPDNRVRVIPGPTGAPLPSQQPPPPPPKNPARLMALALAESANKALRQGATPPYRPPQPRTQDPPDPRYKRSLSADTGELLASDPNQLYSTVRPLSVWMNQGTADTTETGHTQEDKTPGQDTGTLSSETSVSDSVASELSAGSSSGEDHTPSPVYTNQSQASRPSPAQAQPHRKPPAYSRQFSAPHLQQKSTSTPTSSQPPSAQPPPQLQLIHSKSESSPLSQVKSFQPTRPKVPPKPLDLAVQRDQPPQRPLLAKSDLRRSLDSGRVRRMFSQPQGNPPLARAYSERHSGPPDMLARYYAARTAGQPAPGPQPPTPPQQAHIRPVPPSSSDDPGKGENFYYEIAGPEPPQGPPSYARHSYQNMRLDLEGNFRPTPQHAHPDPSSRPLSRGHQQPQPPYPGAQRLPQLWSSEATRAWAAAHSHSHSQSFSHGHTHQRSHEGPRPRPQRQSSSSVRQARSEVHPLPSSSIVPLSVHQRSPQLRQPDVTASQLHPYFENGRVCYRPQSEDPPLTAQHPQTDRQAGTELTEPVYVNYPYTCPAPHPLTPRPDPLPPPSDLSTRGWATTNLDNTTQATTSDPLSEGQEEPAQPSSEKGGSTSLSPISPDSPAAQMDQTHGFSPPLGLEGQSGQFLPASTASPGAHYRSRSDPQSSSNHEPRMEGRVNVPVEGPQCLSGKDIASLLIEKLVEEERADRVDPSSNMTSSSASSSSSPQLDHPANPYSHHPSQPPPAYNVYTPGPSRSRASVGGAGGGFHRQDPLRRSSSGGQYRQAYDVMPSGDQVLKFYRSTDLTQGDVPTPSPNPYPPRQQYPEPPYPSRSSYPFAPQPITSPSAALAGLSLGGPRAFPPQYPFQPGPVLGQYPNAPHRDLTPDSSQRPPGLRNQRGLARQGSLPGPNWTIHTEGQTRSYC is encoded by the exons ATGTTTAAGAAGAGGAGGATGCAGAAG GCTCGGAGCACCGATAATCTGGAGAGTTCCGGGGAGCCAACGACCCGCTCAGTGGGCACCACTGCCAACCTGAAGGGGAAGATGAACAAGAG gctGTCTATCGTGAAAGGCCACTTCCCCAAGCTGGTAGATTGTGCTCATTTCCACTATGAGAATGTTGAATTTGGATCCATCGAG CTGCAGTTTGCGAGTGAGCAGAGTGATGCTAATTGGAGCTCGGGATCTGCCAAAGACATGGTCTTCCTGGTGCAGGTGTCCTGCCAG ggGAAGACATGGATGGTGCGTCGCTCCTATGAGGAGTTTCGCACTCTGGACGCACACCTGCACCAGTGTATCTACGACCGCCGCTACTCCCAGCTACTGCCCCTCCCCGCCATCCACGAGATCGGAGACAGGCTGGAG ATCTTCACTCCCCTGCTGTCAGAGTACCTGAGTCGCCTCTCCATGATTGTGGACAACAAGCTTAACTGTGGACCTGTCCTCACCtggatggag ATCGACAACCGCGGGAACCGCTTCCTGCTGAAGGAGGAAGCCTCGCTCAACGTCCCGGCCATTGCCGCTGCCCACGTCACCAAGCGCTACAACGCGCAGGCCAGCGACGAGATCTCCATCGAG gtgggagaTATCCTATCAGTGATTGACATGCCACCTAAAGAGGACACCAGCTGGTGGAGAGGCAAGCATGGTTTCCAG GTGGGCTTTTTTCCAAGTGAGTGTGTTGAGCTTATTAATGAAAAGCTGCCTCAATCCGTCAATCCTTCCGCCGCCaagacag ACGCTGATCCAGTCAGCTCCAAACCTGCAACTAGCAGCTCTCCTGGACCCCCGTCTCCCACATCAG TGTCTAAAAAGCACGGCAAGCTGATCGGCTTCCTGAGGACCTTCATGAAGTCGCGTCCCTCCAAGCAGAAGCTCAAGCAGAGAGGCATCCTGAAGGAGAGGGTGTTTGGCTGTGACCTGGGGGAACACCTCCTCAACTCTGGACTGGATG TCCCCCAGGTGCTGAAGAGCTGCTCAGAGTTCATTGAGCAGCATGGAGTCGTAGATGGCATCTACAGACACTCTGGAGTCTCCTCCAACATCCAAAAACTCAG gcaTGAGTTTGACAGTGAGAACGTGCCAGACCTGACCAAGGACATGTATATGCAGGACATCCACTGTGTGGGCTCACTGTGCAAGCTGTACTTCAGAGAGCTGCCCAACCCCTTGCTCACATACCAACTCTACGACAAGTTTGCC GACTGCATGGGTGAGTTGACGGACGACGAGCGCATGGTGAAGGTCCATGATGTCATCCAGCAACTGCCCCCACCCCACTACAG GACCCTGGAATATCTGTTCAAACACCTGGCTCACCTGGCCACTTGTAGTGGAGAGACCAACATGCACATCAAGAACCTGGCCATCGTCTGGGCTCCCAACCTGCTAAG GTCGATGGAGATCGAGGCGGTGGGCCTGAGTGGAGCCGACCCCTTCAAGGAGGTGAGGATCCAGTCGGTGGTGGTGGAGTTCCTCCTGAGCAACGTCAACGTGCTCTTCAGCGACTCCTTCACCTCCGTGGGGCGCTTCAGCGTAG GCCGCCAGTCTCTAAGCAGACCCAAGTCATTTGTGTCGACACGGCTCTTGTCCCTGGAGGAAGCCCAGGCCAGGACCCAGGCTCCCCTGCAGCTACAGgggacccccctctccctgcaagGACAGTACCACACTGTCCTGGACCTCCCCGTTGACAG aaggaagagggagataaagagggggAAGGCAGGCGGGGGAAGCTGGAAGACTTTCTTCGCCATCGGGAAGCCCATGGGGGCGGGGCGGCGTAAACCCATGAGGATCAGCTCTCTGTTCCAGCCAACCACCTCGCACGCTG GTTGCCGTGTCGACAGTGTGACTCTGAGGTCAGCCAAGAGCGAGGAGTCTCTGTCGTCCCAGCACAGCGGAGCAG GTCAGTCGAAGGCGCAGCGCCTGCGCAGGCCTCGCTCTAGCAGCGACGGCCTTTCATTGGCCTCCGCCATGgacccccagctcctcccccagaGGCCTCCGTCCCGCCTGCCGTCCAGCCGCTCGTACGACAGCCTCCTGCCCGACGACCGGCCTcgccctggggaggagggcgaCGATGAAGAcgaagaggatgatgaggacAAAGAGGGCGTCTACATGCTGCCGGACCTCTCTCGGACAGACCCCGCCCCTTCCTGGCACGACGAGGACGTCATTGACTTTAGCCCCACCTTCCTGGAGGACGGGCCAATCGGTGTGGCCAGCACTAGGGATTCTCCGCCCACAGCCAGCCCCCCACCCTATCGTTGCCTTAGCCACCATGGCCACGCCTCTTCCAGCGGCCAGCGCTCAGTCACGGAGGATCCGGACTCTGTCCTTACCCAATCGGAGGCGACTGCCAGAAGGAGTCTGATCCTCGCAGCGACAGCCCCGCCCCTACAAGTGTTCTGTCAGCACCGACCATCCAATAGCAGCCCTGCTGCAACCCAGTCGGTAGAGACAACCAACCAGAGCCCGTCTCACGGTCAGGCCCAGCCGAACTCCGCCCCCGCTGCTCAGCCGCCCCCAGAAAGGCGTTCCTTCACCAGGAAAGTGGTCAACGCCCTTTCAACCAAGGCCCCCAAGTCTCCGCCCCTTGACATCTCTGACCCTATTGCAATTAGCGTACCAGCCAAG GTGTTGGAGATGATTGGCGGGCGAGCCGGTGAACTGCCCACCAGCGCTCCCCCAAGcggccccccccagccccctcaaaTGATCTCCATGCTGCTGAGGTCATGTGACTTCCAGCTGAGCGAGAGCTGCCAGCAGGAGATCCGCAGCAAGCTCGGCCCCCCCCCTGATAACAGGGTCAGAG TTATCCCTGGTCCCACAGGCGCTCCTCTGCCCTCTcagcagcccccccctccccctcccaagaACCCCGCCCGCCTCATGGCGCTGGCTCTGGCAGAGAGTGCCAACAAGGCCCTGCGCCAGGGGGCCACGCCCCCTTACCGGCCCCCCCAACCCCGCACCCAGGACCCCCCTGACCCCCGCTACAAGCGCTCCCTCTCGGCGGACACCGGCGAGCTGCTGGCCTCAGACCCTAACCAGCTGTACTCTACAGTGCGCcccctgtctgtgtggatgaaCCAGGGCACTGCAGATACCACCgagactggacacacacaggaagacaagaCCCCTggacag GACACTGGAACGCTGTCATCTGAGACCTCGGTGTCTGACTCTGTGGCCTCTGAGCTGTCTGCTGGGAGCTCCTCAGGAGAagaccacacccccagccccgtCTACACCAATCAAAGCCAGGCGTCCAGACCCAGCCccgcccaggcccagccccacaGGAAACCCCCTGCCTACTCGCGACAGTTTTCTGCCCCCCACCTCCAGCAAAAGTCCACCTCTACACCCACCTCATCCCAGCCCCCGTCAGCCCAGCCCCCGCCCCAACTGCAGCTCATCCACTCCAAGTCGGAGAGCTCGCCCCTGTCCCAGGTGAAGTCCTTCCAGCCCACCAGGCCCAAAGTGCCCCCCAAGCCCCTGGACTTGGCTGTGCAGCGAGACCAGCCTCcccagcgccccctgctggccaaGTCAGACCTGCGGCGCTCTCTGGACTCAGGCAGGGTCAGACGGATGTTTAGTCAGCCGCAGGGCAACCCTCCCCTGGCTCGAGCCTACTCTGAACGCCACTCTGGACCTCCAGACATGCTGGCCCGGTACTACGCTGCCAGGACAGCCGGTCAGCCGGCCCCTggaccccagccccccacccccccgcagCAGGCCCACATCCGGCCTgtacctccttcctcctcagacGACCCAGGAAAGGGCGAGAACTTTTACTACGAGATCGCAGGGCCCGAACCTCCGCAGGGCCCACCCAGCTACGCACGCCACTCCTACCAGAACATGAGGCTTGACCTGGAGGGCAACTTCCGCCCCACGCCCCAGCACGCTCACCCAGACCCCAGTTCCAGGCCTCTCTCCCGGGGGCACCAGCAACCCCAGCCCCCTTACCCTGGAGCTCAGAGACTCCCCCAGCTCTGGTCCTCGGAGGCAACACGGGCCTGGGCCGCCGCCCACTCTCACAGCCACTCGCAGTCCTTCTCCCATGGCCACACCCACCAGCGCTCCCACGAAGGGCCCCGGCCGCGCCCCCAGcgccagtcctcctcctccgtgcgCCAGGCTCGTAGTGAGGtgcatcccctcccctcctcctccatcgtgCCGCTGTCTGTTCACCAGCGGAGCCCGCAGCTCCGCCAGCCCGACGTCACCGCCTCGCAGCTACACCCCTACTTTGAAAACGGGAGGGTGTGCTACCGCCCCCAGTCTGAGGATCCCCCCCTCACAGCCCAGCACCCCCAGACTGACAGGCAGGCTGGTACGGAGCTGACGGAACCCGTTTATGTCAACTACCCCTACACCTGCCCcgctcctcaccctctcaccccccgccctgaccctctcccccctccctctgacctTAGCACCAGGGGCTGGGCCACCACCAACCTGGACAACACCACCCAGGCcacgacctctgaccccctctcagaggggcaggaggagcccGCCCAACCCTCCTCGGAGAAAGGAGGGTCCACTAGCCTTAGCCCCATCTCCCCAGACAGCCCCGCTGCCCAGATGGACCAGACCCATGGTTTCTCCCCACCCCTGGGACTCGAGGGGCAGTCCGGCCAGTTCCTCCCTGCTTCCACAGCTTCTCCTGGGGCCCATTACCGCAGTCGCTCTGACCCCCAGAGTTCCAGCAACCATGAGCCCAGGATGGAGGGCAGGGTCAATGTTCCAGTGGAGGGCCCCCAGTGCCTGTCAGGAAAGGACATTGCCTCTTTGTTGATAGAGAAgctggtggaggaagagagggccgATAGGGTGGACCCTTCCTCTAACATGacttcttcctctgcctcctcctcttcctccccccagcTGGACCACCCCGCCAACCCCTAttcccaccacccctcccagccccctccgGCCTACAACGTCTACACCCCCGGCCCCTCGCGCTCGCGTGCCtcggtggggggggcgggggggggcttTCACAGGCAGGACCCTCTGCGACGCTCCTCCTCGGGGGGGCAGTACCGCCAAGCCTATGACGTCATGCCCTCTGGGGACCAGGTACTCAAGTTCTACAGATCCACAGACTTAACCCAAGGAGACGTACCCacccccagccctaacccttaCCCCCCTCGGCAGCAGTACCCGGAGCCCCCTTACCCCTCTCGCAGCTCCTACCCCTTTGCCCCCCAACCAATCACTTCTCCCTCCGCTGCCCTGGCAGGTCTTTCTCTGGGGGGTCCGCGGGCCTTCCCTCCCCAGTACCCTTTCCAGCCTGGTCCTGTGCTGGGCCAGTACCCTAACGCCCCCCATCGGGATCTTACCCCCGACTCCTCCCAAAGGCCTCCGGGCCTCCGCAATCAGAGGGGCTTAGCCCGGCAGGGAAGCTTGCCCGGACCTAACTGGACCATCCACACTGAGGGCCAGACACGCAGCTACTGCTGA
- the arhgap33 gene encoding rho GTPase-activating protein 33 isoform X2: MVARSTDNLESSGEPTTRSVGTTANLKGKMNKRLSIVKGHFPKLVDCAHFHYENVEFGSIELQFASEQSDANWSSGSAKDMVFLVQVSCQGKTWMVRRSYEEFRTLDAHLHQCIYDRRYSQLLPLPAIHEIGDRLEIFTPLLSEYLSRLSMIVDNKLNCGPVLTWMEIDNRGNRFLLKEEASLNVPAIAAAHVTKRYNAQASDEISIEVGDILSVIDMPPKEDTSWWRGKHGFQVGFFPSECVELINEKLPQSVNPSAAKTDADPVSSKPATSSSPGPPSPTSVSKKHGKLIGFLRTFMKSRPSKQKLKQRGILKERVFGCDLGEHLLNSGLDVPQVLKSCSEFIEQHGVVDGIYRHSGVSSNIQKLRHEFDSENVPDLTKDMYMQDIHCVGSLCKLYFRELPNPLLTYQLYDKFADCMGELTDDERMVKVHDVIQQLPPPHYRTLEYLFKHLAHLATCSGETNMHIKNLAIVWAPNLLRSMEIEAVGLSGADPFKEVRIQSVVVEFLLSNVNVLFSDSFTSVGRFSVGRQSLSRPKSFVSTRLLSLEEAQARTQAPLQLQGTPLSLQGQYHTVLDLPVDRRKREIKRGKAGGGSWKTFFAIGKPMGAGRRKPMRISSLFQPTTSHAGCRVDSVTLRSAKSEESLSSQHSGAGQSKAQRLRRPRSSSDGLSLASAMDPQLLPQRPPSRLPSSRSYDSLLPDDRPRPGEEGDDEDEEDDEDKEGVYMLPDLSRTDPAPSWHDEDVIDFSPTFLEDGPIGVASTRDSPPTASPPPYRCLSHHGHASSSGQRSVTEDPDSVLTQSEATARRSLILAATAPPLQVFCQHRPSNSSPAATQSVETTNQSPSHGQAQPNSAPAAQPPPERRSFTRKVVNALSTKAPKSPPLDISDPIAISVPAKVLEMIGGRAGELPTSAPPSGPPQPPQMISMLLRSCDFQLSESCQQEIRSKLGPPPDNRVRVIPGPTGAPLPSQQPPPPPPKNPARLMALALAESANKALRQGATPPYRPPQPRTQDPPDPRYKRSLSADTGELLASDPNQLYSTVRPLSVWMNQGTADTTETGHTQEDKTPGQDTGTLSSETSVSDSVASELSAGSSSGEDHTPSPVYTNQSQASRPSPAQAQPHRKPPAYSRQFSAPHLQQKSTSTPTSSQPPSAQPPPQLQLIHSKSESSPLSQVKSFQPTRPKVPPKPLDLAVQRDQPPQRPLLAKSDLRRSLDSGRVRRMFSQPQGNPPLARAYSERHSGPPDMLARYYAARTAGQPAPGPQPPTPPQQAHIRPVPPSSSDDPGKGENFYYEIAGPEPPQGPPSYARHSYQNMRLDLEGNFRPTPQHAHPDPSSRPLSRGHQQPQPPYPGAQRLPQLWSSEATRAWAAAHSHSHSQSFSHGHTHQRSHEGPRPRPQRQSSSSVRQARSEVHPLPSSSIVPLSVHQRSPQLRQPDVTASQLHPYFENGRVCYRPQSEDPPLTAQHPQTDRQAGTELTEPVYVNYPYTCPAPHPLTPRPDPLPPPSDLSTRGWATTNLDNTTQATTSDPLSEGQEEPAQPSSEKGGSTSLSPISPDSPAAQMDQTHGFSPPLGLEGQSGQFLPASTASPGAHYRSRSDPQSSSNHEPRMEGRVNVPVEGPQCLSGKDIASLLIEKLVEEERADRVDPSSNMTSSSASSSSSPQLDHPANPYSHHPSQPPPAYNVYTPGPSRSRASVGGAGGGFHRQDPLRRSSSGGQYRQAYDVMPSGDQVLKFYRSTDLTQGDVPTPSPNPYPPRQQYPEPPYPSRSSYPFAPQPITSPSAALAGLSLGGPRAFPPQYPFQPGPVLGQYPNAPHRDLTPDSSQRPPGLRNQRGLARQGSLPGPNWTIHTEGQTRSYC, encoded by the exons GCTCGGAGCACCGATAATCTGGAGAGTTCCGGGGAGCCAACGACCCGCTCAGTGGGCACCACTGCCAACCTGAAGGGGAAGATGAACAAGAG gctGTCTATCGTGAAAGGCCACTTCCCCAAGCTGGTAGATTGTGCTCATTTCCACTATGAGAATGTTGAATTTGGATCCATCGAG CTGCAGTTTGCGAGTGAGCAGAGTGATGCTAATTGGAGCTCGGGATCTGCCAAAGACATGGTCTTCCTGGTGCAGGTGTCCTGCCAG ggGAAGACATGGATGGTGCGTCGCTCCTATGAGGAGTTTCGCACTCTGGACGCACACCTGCACCAGTGTATCTACGACCGCCGCTACTCCCAGCTACTGCCCCTCCCCGCCATCCACGAGATCGGAGACAGGCTGGAG ATCTTCACTCCCCTGCTGTCAGAGTACCTGAGTCGCCTCTCCATGATTGTGGACAACAAGCTTAACTGTGGACCTGTCCTCACCtggatggag ATCGACAACCGCGGGAACCGCTTCCTGCTGAAGGAGGAAGCCTCGCTCAACGTCCCGGCCATTGCCGCTGCCCACGTCACCAAGCGCTACAACGCGCAGGCCAGCGACGAGATCTCCATCGAG gtgggagaTATCCTATCAGTGATTGACATGCCACCTAAAGAGGACACCAGCTGGTGGAGAGGCAAGCATGGTTTCCAG GTGGGCTTTTTTCCAAGTGAGTGTGTTGAGCTTATTAATGAAAAGCTGCCTCAATCCGTCAATCCTTCCGCCGCCaagacag ACGCTGATCCAGTCAGCTCCAAACCTGCAACTAGCAGCTCTCCTGGACCCCCGTCTCCCACATCAG TGTCTAAAAAGCACGGCAAGCTGATCGGCTTCCTGAGGACCTTCATGAAGTCGCGTCCCTCCAAGCAGAAGCTCAAGCAGAGAGGCATCCTGAAGGAGAGGGTGTTTGGCTGTGACCTGGGGGAACACCTCCTCAACTCTGGACTGGATG TCCCCCAGGTGCTGAAGAGCTGCTCAGAGTTCATTGAGCAGCATGGAGTCGTAGATGGCATCTACAGACACTCTGGAGTCTCCTCCAACATCCAAAAACTCAG gcaTGAGTTTGACAGTGAGAACGTGCCAGACCTGACCAAGGACATGTATATGCAGGACATCCACTGTGTGGGCTCACTGTGCAAGCTGTACTTCAGAGAGCTGCCCAACCCCTTGCTCACATACCAACTCTACGACAAGTTTGCC GACTGCATGGGTGAGTTGACGGACGACGAGCGCATGGTGAAGGTCCATGATGTCATCCAGCAACTGCCCCCACCCCACTACAG GACCCTGGAATATCTGTTCAAACACCTGGCTCACCTGGCCACTTGTAGTGGAGAGACCAACATGCACATCAAGAACCTGGCCATCGTCTGGGCTCCCAACCTGCTAAG GTCGATGGAGATCGAGGCGGTGGGCCTGAGTGGAGCCGACCCCTTCAAGGAGGTGAGGATCCAGTCGGTGGTGGTGGAGTTCCTCCTGAGCAACGTCAACGTGCTCTTCAGCGACTCCTTCACCTCCGTGGGGCGCTTCAGCGTAG GCCGCCAGTCTCTAAGCAGACCCAAGTCATTTGTGTCGACACGGCTCTTGTCCCTGGAGGAAGCCCAGGCCAGGACCCAGGCTCCCCTGCAGCTACAGgggacccccctctccctgcaagGACAGTACCACACTGTCCTGGACCTCCCCGTTGACAG aaggaagagggagataaagagggggAAGGCAGGCGGGGGAAGCTGGAAGACTTTCTTCGCCATCGGGAAGCCCATGGGGGCGGGGCGGCGTAAACCCATGAGGATCAGCTCTCTGTTCCAGCCAACCACCTCGCACGCTG GTTGCCGTGTCGACAGTGTGACTCTGAGGTCAGCCAAGAGCGAGGAGTCTCTGTCGTCCCAGCACAGCGGAGCAG GTCAGTCGAAGGCGCAGCGCCTGCGCAGGCCTCGCTCTAGCAGCGACGGCCTTTCATTGGCCTCCGCCATGgacccccagctcctcccccagaGGCCTCCGTCCCGCCTGCCGTCCAGCCGCTCGTACGACAGCCTCCTGCCCGACGACCGGCCTcgccctggggaggagggcgaCGATGAAGAcgaagaggatgatgaggacAAAGAGGGCGTCTACATGCTGCCGGACCTCTCTCGGACAGACCCCGCCCCTTCCTGGCACGACGAGGACGTCATTGACTTTAGCCCCACCTTCCTGGAGGACGGGCCAATCGGTGTGGCCAGCACTAGGGATTCTCCGCCCACAGCCAGCCCCCCACCCTATCGTTGCCTTAGCCACCATGGCCACGCCTCTTCCAGCGGCCAGCGCTCAGTCACGGAGGATCCGGACTCTGTCCTTACCCAATCGGAGGCGACTGCCAGAAGGAGTCTGATCCTCGCAGCGACAGCCCCGCCCCTACAAGTGTTCTGTCAGCACCGACCATCCAATAGCAGCCCTGCTGCAACCCAGTCGGTAGAGACAACCAACCAGAGCCCGTCTCACGGTCAGGCCCAGCCGAACTCCGCCCCCGCTGCTCAGCCGCCCCCAGAAAGGCGTTCCTTCACCAGGAAAGTGGTCAACGCCCTTTCAACCAAGGCCCCCAAGTCTCCGCCCCTTGACATCTCTGACCCTATTGCAATTAGCGTACCAGCCAAG GTGTTGGAGATGATTGGCGGGCGAGCCGGTGAACTGCCCACCAGCGCTCCCCCAAGcggccccccccagccccctcaaaTGATCTCCATGCTGCTGAGGTCATGTGACTTCCAGCTGAGCGAGAGCTGCCAGCAGGAGATCCGCAGCAAGCTCGGCCCCCCCCCTGATAACAGGGTCAGAG TTATCCCTGGTCCCACAGGCGCTCCTCTGCCCTCTcagcagcccccccctccccctcccaagaACCCCGCCCGCCTCATGGCGCTGGCTCTGGCAGAGAGTGCCAACAAGGCCCTGCGCCAGGGGGCCACGCCCCCTTACCGGCCCCCCCAACCCCGCACCCAGGACCCCCCTGACCCCCGCTACAAGCGCTCCCTCTCGGCGGACACCGGCGAGCTGCTGGCCTCAGACCCTAACCAGCTGTACTCTACAGTGCGCcccctgtctgtgtggatgaaCCAGGGCACTGCAGATACCACCgagactggacacacacaggaagacaagaCCCCTggacag GACACTGGAACGCTGTCATCTGAGACCTCGGTGTCTGACTCTGTGGCCTCTGAGCTGTCTGCTGGGAGCTCCTCAGGAGAagaccacacccccagccccgtCTACACCAATCAAAGCCAGGCGTCCAGACCCAGCCccgcccaggcccagccccacaGGAAACCCCCTGCCTACTCGCGACAGTTTTCTGCCCCCCACCTCCAGCAAAAGTCCACCTCTACACCCACCTCATCCCAGCCCCCGTCAGCCCAGCCCCCGCCCCAACTGCAGCTCATCCACTCCAAGTCGGAGAGCTCGCCCCTGTCCCAGGTGAAGTCCTTCCAGCCCACCAGGCCCAAAGTGCCCCCCAAGCCCCTGGACTTGGCTGTGCAGCGAGACCAGCCTCcccagcgccccctgctggccaaGTCAGACCTGCGGCGCTCTCTGGACTCAGGCAGGGTCAGACGGATGTTTAGTCAGCCGCAGGGCAACCCTCCCCTGGCTCGAGCCTACTCTGAACGCCACTCTGGACCTCCAGACATGCTGGCCCGGTACTACGCTGCCAGGACAGCCGGTCAGCCGGCCCCTggaccccagccccccacccccccgcagCAGGCCCACATCCGGCCTgtacctccttcctcctcagacGACCCAGGAAAGGGCGAGAACTTTTACTACGAGATCGCAGGGCCCGAACCTCCGCAGGGCCCACCCAGCTACGCACGCCACTCCTACCAGAACATGAGGCTTGACCTGGAGGGCAACTTCCGCCCCACGCCCCAGCACGCTCACCCAGACCCCAGTTCCAGGCCTCTCTCCCGGGGGCACCAGCAACCCCAGCCCCCTTACCCTGGAGCTCAGAGACTCCCCCAGCTCTGGTCCTCGGAGGCAACACGGGCCTGGGCCGCCGCCCACTCTCACAGCCACTCGCAGTCCTTCTCCCATGGCCACACCCACCAGCGCTCCCACGAAGGGCCCCGGCCGCGCCCCCAGcgccagtcctcctcctccgtgcgCCAGGCTCGTAGTGAGGtgcatcccctcccctcctcctccatcgtgCCGCTGTCTGTTCACCAGCGGAGCCCGCAGCTCCGCCAGCCCGACGTCACCGCCTCGCAGCTACACCCCTACTTTGAAAACGGGAGGGTGTGCTACCGCCCCCAGTCTGAGGATCCCCCCCTCACAGCCCAGCACCCCCAGACTGACAGGCAGGCTGGTACGGAGCTGACGGAACCCGTTTATGTCAACTACCCCTACACCTGCCCcgctcctcaccctctcaccccccgccctgaccctctcccccctccctctgacctTAGCACCAGGGGCTGGGCCACCACCAACCTGGACAACACCACCCAGGCcacgacctctgaccccctctcagaggggcaggaggagcccGCCCAACCCTCCTCGGAGAAAGGAGGGTCCACTAGCCTTAGCCCCATCTCCCCAGACAGCCCCGCTGCCCAGATGGACCAGACCCATGGTTTCTCCCCACCCCTGGGACTCGAGGGGCAGTCCGGCCAGTTCCTCCCTGCTTCCACAGCTTCTCCTGGGGCCCATTACCGCAGTCGCTCTGACCCCCAGAGTTCCAGCAACCATGAGCCCAGGATGGAGGGCAGGGTCAATGTTCCAGTGGAGGGCCCCCAGTGCCTGTCAGGAAAGGACATTGCCTCTTTGTTGATAGAGAAgctggtggaggaagagagggccgATAGGGTGGACCCTTCCTCTAACATGacttcttcctctgcctcctcctcttcctccccccagcTGGACCACCCCGCCAACCCCTAttcccaccacccctcccagccccctccgGCCTACAACGTCTACACCCCCGGCCCCTCGCGCTCGCGTGCCtcggtggggggggcgggggggggcttTCACAGGCAGGACCCTCTGCGACGCTCCTCCTCGGGGGGGCAGTACCGCCAAGCCTATGACGTCATGCCCTCTGGGGACCAGGTACTCAAGTTCTACAGATCCACAGACTTAACCCAAGGAGACGTACCCacccccagccctaacccttaCCCCCCTCGGCAGCAGTACCCGGAGCCCCCTTACCCCTCTCGCAGCTCCTACCCCTTTGCCCCCCAACCAATCACTTCTCCCTCCGCTGCCCTGGCAGGTCTTTCTCTGGGGGGTCCGCGGGCCTTCCCTCCCCAGTACCCTTTCCAGCCTGGTCCTGTGCTGGGCCAGTACCCTAACGCCCCCCATCGGGATCTTACCCCCGACTCCTCCCAAAGGCCTCCGGGCCTCCGCAATCAGAGGGGCTTAGCCCGGCAGGGAAGCTTGCCCGGACCTAACTGGACCATCCACACTGAGGGCCAGACACGCAGCTACTGCTGA